Proteins encoded within one genomic window of Vicia villosa cultivar HV-30 ecotype Madison, WI unplaced genomic scaffold, Vvil1.0 ctg.001641F_1_1, whole genome shotgun sequence:
- the LOC131636125 gene encoding uncharacterized protein LOC131636125 codes for MRKYYPEDVWGKKEIEFLELKQGNKSVTEYAAKFVELAKFYLHYNEATTKFSKCIKFENGLRSEIKKEVGYQKIHVFADFVDICRIYEEDNNAHYKIVNERRGKNQQNRGKPYDAPVGKGKQKVVEGKRTSGGYAPIGVVCFKCGKHSHKSMVCTTEVKRCFRYGKTGHVISECKHKEMVCFNCGEEGHIGSQFQKPK; via the coding sequence ATGAGAAAGTATTATCCTGAAGATGTTTGGGGAAAGAAAGAAATTGAGTTTCTCGAACTGAAGCAAGGGAATAAGTCAGTTACcgagtatgctgcaaagtttgttgagttggccAAGTTTTATCTGCACTATAACGAGGCGACTACTAAATTTtccaagtgcatcaagtttgagaatgggttgcgctCGGAGATCAAGAAAGAAGTTGGATACCAAAAGATTCATGTCTTTGCTGATTTCGTTGATATTTGCCGGATCTATGAGGAGGATAATAATGCTCACTATAAGATTGTCAATGAGAGGAGAGGTAAGAACCAACAGaatcgtggtaagccttatgatgCTCCAGTTGGGAAAGGTAAACAGAAAGTTGTTGAGGGTAAAAGAACTAGTGGGGGATATGCTCCTATTGGCGTGGTTTGTTTCAAATGTGGGAAACATAGTCATAAGAGTATGGTGTGTACTACTGAGGTGAAGAGGTGTTTCCGTTATGGTAAGACTGGGCATGTGATATCTGAGTGCAAGCATAAAGAGATggtttgtttcaactgtggtgaagagggacacattgGTAGTCAGTTTCAGAAGCCGAAGTAG
- the LOC131636124 gene encoding patellin-3-like — protein sequence MAQEPQKPTEDVVPTTSETPVETPPPAAEEVVTATATAAAAADVSTDKDVTPVAEDPEKPAEAVAETAKPADEPAAENKISQSVSFKEETNVVSELPELQKKALDDLKQLIQEALNKHEFTAPPVKATPEVTAQEDKKPEEEKKTEETKSEEKKEEVTEEKKEGEVVVEEKKVEEEKASSSEEPKTEAKPEPEEKKVEETVVEVVEKIASSTEEDGAKTVEAIQESIVSVAVTNGDGEQPVAVAVDVEVPPSTPEEVEIWGIPLLADERSDVILLKFLRARDFKVKEAFTMIKQTVLWRKEFGIEALLQEDLGTDWDKVVFTDGYDKEGHPVYYNVFGEFENKELYQKSFSDDEKRNKFIRWRIQSLEKSVRKLDFAPSGIATIVQINDLKNSPGFVKKELRQATNQALQLLQDNYPEFVAKQIFINVPWWYLAFSRMISPFLTQRTKSKFVFAGSSKSADTLFKYIAPELVPVQYGGLSREGEQEFTTADPATEVIIKPATKHAVEFPISEKSTSVWEIRVVDWNVSYGAEFVPSAEDGYTVIVQKNRKISPADETVITNTFKIGEPGKVVLTIDNQTSKKKKLLYRSKTIPISE from the exons ATGGCTCAAGAACCCCAAAAACCAACTGAAGATGTGGTCCCCACCACCTCTGAAACTCCCGTCGAAACTCCACCACCCGCCGCCGAAGAAGTTGTAACTGCCACCGCTACCGCTGCTGCTGCTGCTGATGTCTCCACTGATAAGGACGTTACTCCGGTTGCTGAAGATCCCGAGAAGCCGGCTGAAGCTGTGGCGGAGACTGCTAAGCCTGCTGATGAGCCCGCCGCTGAGAACAAAATTTCTCAATCGGTTTCTTTCAAGGAAGAAACCAACGTCGTTTCTGAACTTCCTGAGCTTCAGAAAAAAGCACTCGATGATCTCAAACAGCTTATTCAGGAAGCACTTAACAAACACGAGTTCACCGCTCCTCCAGTTAAGGCTACACCTGAAGTAACCGCACAAGAAGACAAAAAaccagaagaagaaaagaaaaccgAAGAAACGAAATccgaagaaaagaaggaagaagtCACAGAAgagaaaaaggaaggagaagtagtAGTTGAAgagaaaaaggttgaagaagaaaaagcTTCAAGTTCTGAGGAACCTAAAACCGAAGCTAAACCCGAACCTGAGGAGAAGAAAGTGGAGGAGACTGTGGTGGAAGTTGTTGAGAAAATAGCTTCGAGTACTGAAGAAGACGGTGCGAAAACGGTTGAAGCTATTCAAGAAAGCATAGTATCAGTTGCTGTTACTAACGGTGATGGTGAACAACCTGTTGCTGTGGCTGTTGATGTGGAGGTTCCTCCTTCTACACCAGAAGAAGTTGAAATATGGGGAATTCCGTTGCTAGCTGATGAGAGAAGTGATGTGATTCTTCTGAAGTTCCTTAGAGCAAGGGATTTTAAGGTGAAGGAAGCTTTCACAATGATCAAACAAACTGTTCTTTGGAGAAAG GAATTCGGAATTGAAGCacttcttcaagaggatcttggaACTGATTGGGACAAAGTTGTTTTCACGGATGGTTATGACAAAGAGGGTCACCCTGTTTACTACAATGTTTTTGGTGAGTTTGAGAACAAGGAATTGTATCAAAAAAGTTTCTCTGATGATGAGAAGAGAAACAAGTTTATCCGTTGGAGGATTCAGTCTTTGGAGAAAAGTGTTAGAAAGCTCGACTTTGCTCCATCTGGTATCGCAACTATTGTTCAGATTAATGATCTTAAAAATTCTCCTGGATTTGTTAAGAAGGAGCTTAGACAAGCTACTAATCAGGCACTTCAATTGCTTCAGGATAACTATCCCGAATTTGTTGCCAAACAG ATTTTTATCAATGTTCCTTGGTGGTACCTTGCCTTTTCTAGGATGATTAGTCCTTTCCTGACACAGAGGACCAAGAGCAAATTTGTATTTGCTGGCTCCTCCAAATCTGCTGATACCCTTTTCAA ATATATAGCACCCGAGCTAGTGCCAGTTCAATATGGAGGACTTAGCCGAGAGGGTGAACAGGAATTCACTACTGCTGACCCTGCTACAGAGGTTATTATCAAACCAGCAACAAAACATGCTGTTGAGTTCCCAATTTCTGAG AAAAGCACTTCGGTTTGGGAAATCAGAGTGGTGGATTGGAATGTGAGCTATGGAGCAGAATTTGTGCCTAGTGCTGAAGATGGATACACAGTGATAGTACAGAAGAACCGAAAAATCTCACCAGCTGATGAAACAGTAATTACCAACACCTTCAAAATCGGGGAACCTGGCAAAGTTGTACTCACCATTGATAACCAAACATCAAAGAAAAAGAAGCTTCTTTACAGGTCCAAAACCATACCCATCTCTGAGTAA
- the LOC131636126 gene encoding uncharacterized protein LOC131636126, whose protein sequence is MLVESLGQIPQVNASNRNGDDDEICALGRFQRNNPPIFEGEHEHDKAQAWLKAIGMIFRVMNYIDAQRVQFGTHMLEKEAEDWWGNTAQRFEEKGFVITWDLFHDAFLENYFPEDVSGKKEVEFLELKQGNGTVAEYAARFQELIKYCPYYNTMNAERSKCLKFVNGLRPDINKAIGYQ, encoded by the coding sequence atgttggttgAATCTCTTGGTCAGATTCCTCAAGTGAATGCTAGTaatcggaatggtgatgatgatgagattTGTGCTTTGGGGaggttccagaggaacaatcctcctatctTTGAGGGAGAGCATGAACATGATAAGGCGCAAGCATGGTTGAAGGCGATTGGGATGATCTTTCGAGTTATGAATTATATTGATGCACAGAgggtgcagtttggtactcacatgctcgAGAAAgaagctgaggattggtggggTAACACTGCTCAGAGATTTGAAGAAAAGGGTTTTGTGattacttgggatcttttccATGACGCATTTTTGgagaactattttccagaagatgtcagtggaaagaaagaagtggaatttcTTGAGCTAAAGCAGGGTAACGGTACTGTAGCAGAGTATGCTGCGAGATTCCAAGAGTTGATCAAGTATTGTCCCTattacaatactatgaatgctGAGAGgtctaagtgtttgaagtttgtgaacgGTTTGCGACCCGATATCAATAAGGCTATTGGTTACCAATAG